From the Hymenobacter yonginensis genome, one window contains:
- a CDS encoding glycosyltransferase, whose protein sequence is MKLLVLLSRFPYPLDKGDKLRAYHQLRHLARHHEVCLFALSDELVTAADRAAVEPLCAGGLHVHSLSRPGIALNMTRALAQGLPLQVGYFYDRTAQGHLDALIRQFRPDHVYCQLIRMAHYLRAHVPQLPMTIDYMDVFSKGMLRRAENAPLWQRPLWLREGRRLRSYEARAFDWFRHHTIISDQDRQLIEHPHRAQIQVVLNGIDTQFFQPRATAPTYELLFCGNMSYHPNVDAAVFLAEEILPLVRQLHPEARLLIAGTTPSARVLALASAAVTVSGRLPDIRDAYAATQVFVAPMRVGTGLQNKLLEAMAMERPCVTTPLANNALRGRPGQDLLVGESAPELAALIIGLLNDPAAAATLGQQGRRFVQEHYDWEAATNKLEALFQ, encoded by the coding sequence ATGAAGCTTCTTGTACTGCTGTCCCGGTTTCCGTATCCGCTCGACAAGGGCGACAAGCTGCGCGCCTACCATCAGCTGCGCCACCTGGCCCGGCACCATGAGGTGTGCCTGTTTGCGTTGTCGGATGAGTTGGTGACGGCCGCGGACCGCGCCGCCGTGGAGCCGCTGTGCGCTGGCGGCCTGCACGTGCACTCCCTCAGCCGCCCCGGCATTGCCCTCAACATGACCCGCGCTCTGGCGCAGGGGCTGCCGCTGCAGGTGGGCTATTTCTACGACCGCACGGCCCAGGGCCACCTCGATGCCCTGATCCGCCAGTTCCGGCCCGACCACGTGTATTGCCAGTTGATCCGGATGGCGCACTACCTGCGCGCCCACGTCCCGCAGCTGCCCATGACCATCGATTACATGGACGTGTTTTCGAAAGGCATGCTGCGCCGGGCCGAGAATGCGCCGCTCTGGCAACGGCCGCTCTGGCTGCGCGAAGGCCGCCGCCTGCGCTCCTACGAGGCCCGGGCGTTCGACTGGTTTCGCCACCACACCATCATCTCCGACCAGGACCGCCAGCTCATCGAGCACCCGCACCGGGCCCAAATTCAGGTGGTGCTCAACGGCATCGACACGCAGTTTTTCCAGCCCCGCGCCACCGCGCCTACCTACGAGCTGCTGTTCTGCGGCAACATGAGCTACCACCCCAACGTGGATGCCGCCGTGTTTCTGGCCGAGGAAATCCTGCCGCTGGTGCGCCAGCTGCACCCCGAAGCCCGCCTACTGATTGCGGGCACCACACCCTCGGCGCGGGTGCTGGCCCTAGCCTCGGCCGCCGTCACGGTCAGCGGCCGCCTGCCCGACATCCGCGACGCCTACGCCGCCACGCAGGTGTTTGTGGCGCCCATGCGCGTGGGCACCGGCCTGCAGAACAAGCTGCTGGAAGCCATGGCCATGGAGCGCCCCTGCGTGACCACGCCGCTGGCCAATAACGCCCTGCGCGGCCGCCCTGGCCAGGATCTGCTGGTGGGCGAGTCGGCTCCGGAGCTGGCGGCCCTCATCATCGGCCTGCTCAACGACCCCGCCGCCGCCGCGACGCTGGGCCAACAGGGCCGCCGGTTTGTGCAGGAGCACTACGATTGGGAAGCCGCCACTAACAAGCTAGAAGCGTTGTTTCAGTAG
- a CDS encoding DUF3592 domain-containing protein — MIWFLGVLVVIVFGRTWLQSCREGFVSLKSATRLKRTGVHKTGEIIGFEECVDKEGDKWFYPIIVFSYQGRQWQFISQAGYDDKGLAGAYVRVIHDPLTPNLAEVDNLMALFGGPALTLYFQILFLVLAAGYAIQEFLA; from the coding sequence ATGATTTGGTTCTTGGGTGTGCTGGTGGTGATAGTATTTGGCAGAACATGGCTGCAAAGCTGCAGGGAAGGATTTGTGTCATTAAAGAGTGCCACCCGCCTCAAACGAACCGGAGTGCACAAAACCGGCGAAATAATAGGGTTTGAGGAGTGCGTCGACAAGGAAGGCGACAAGTGGTTTTACCCCATCATTGTGTTTTCATACCAAGGCAGGCAGTGGCAGTTTATATCACAGGCAGGATATGACGATAAAGGTCTTGCCGGAGCGTACGTTCGCGTCATTCATGACCCGCTGACGCCCAACCTGGCTGAAGTAGACAATCTCATGGCGTTGTTCGGTGGGCCTGCTTTAACTCTGTACTTTCAGATACTGTTCTTGGTTTTGGCAGCCGGCTACGCAATTCAGGAATTTCTCGCGTAG
- the proC gene encoding pyrroline-5-carboxylate reductase → MTPLRIAILGCGNMGMAFAKAFLHYNLVERPDLLLLGRDAAHCQRLDATHRGLPTGLLEAHVGTYDVVMVAVKPQDFNKIAAGLRDVLQPTQVVVSIMAGIPIGRLQRELGHQQVMRAMPNTPALLGLGITGFSAAPEVERSRLHQVENLLNATGRSIFLEDESLLDAVTAVSGSGPAYFYYIVQAMMQAGRELGFSESVAGLLVKQTMLGAYHLLNTSDKSPDELIAAVASKGGTTEAALREFQAGHLAETLKAGMKAAQQRATELAKE, encoded by the coding sequence ATGACTCCTCTTCGCATTGCAATTCTAGGCTGCGGCAACATGGGCATGGCCTTCGCCAAGGCGTTTCTGCACTACAATCTCGTGGAACGCCCCGATTTGCTGCTCCTCGGGCGCGACGCGGCGCACTGCCAGCGGCTCGATGCCACCCATCGGGGCCTGCCCACCGGACTGCTCGAAGCGCACGTGGGCACCTACGACGTGGTGATGGTAGCTGTGAAGCCGCAGGATTTCAACAAGATAGCGGCCGGGCTGCGGGACGTGCTGCAGCCCACGCAGGTGGTGGTGTCCATCATGGCCGGCATCCCGATCGGGCGGCTGCAGCGCGAGTTGGGCCACCAGCAGGTGATGCGCGCCATGCCCAATACGCCGGCGCTGCTGGGGCTGGGCATCACCGGGTTTTCGGCGGCGCCGGAAGTGGAGCGCAGCCGCCTGCACCAAGTAGAGAACCTGTTGAACGCCACCGGCCGCTCAATCTTCCTGGAAGATGAGAGCCTGCTCGACGCCGTGACGGCCGTAAGCGGCAGCGGCCCAGCCTATTTCTACTATATCGTGCAGGCCATGATGCAGGCCGGCCGCGAACTGGGCTTCTCCGAGTCGGTGGCCGGGCTGCTGGTGAAGCAGACCATGCTGGGCGCCTACCACCTGCTCAACACCTCCGACAAAAGCCCCGACGAGCTCATTGCCGCCGTGGCCTCCAAAGGCGGCACCACCGAAGCCGCCCTGCGCGAATTCCAGGCCGGCCACCTCGCCGAAACCCTGAAAGCCGGCATGAAAGCCGCCCAGCAGCGCGCCACCGAGCTGGCGAAGGAGTAG
- a CDS encoding bifunctional 3,4-dihydroxy-2-butanone-4-phosphate synthase/GTP cyclohydrolase II, translating into MLDSIEDAIADIRAGKVVVVVDDEDRENEGDFICAARCATPEVINFMATHGRGLVCAPLIEQRCEELGLELMVGRNTALHATPFTVSIDLLKNGVTTGISASDRSKTILALIDPDTKPEELGKPGHIFPLKARKEGVLRRAGHTEAAIDLSRLAGFEPAGVLVEILKEDGEMARLPELREIATKWNLKLISVQDLIKYRLDKESLITREISVKLPTDYGDFDLVAYTQRTTNAQHLALVKGDISGDEPVLVRVHSSCVTGDIFGSCRCDCGPQLHRAMQHIEREGRGVIVYMNQEGRGIGLLNKLRAYKLQEQGRDTVEANLELGFGMDERDYGVGAQILRDLGISKMRLLSNNPRKRTGLIGYGLEIVESVAIEVEPNEHNERYLTTKRDKLGHTILHKDRTPHPDVDSAVGVE; encoded by the coding sequence ATGCTGGATTCCATTGAAGACGCCATTGCCGACATCCGCGCCGGCAAAGTCGTAGTAGTCGTTGACGACGAAGACCGTGAAAACGAGGGCGACTTTATCTGCGCCGCCCGCTGTGCCACCCCCGAGGTCATCAACTTTATGGCCACCCACGGCCGCGGCCTCGTGTGCGCCCCGCTCATCGAGCAGCGCTGCGAAGAGCTGGGCCTGGAGCTGATGGTAGGCCGCAACACGGCCCTGCACGCCACCCCGTTCACCGTGAGCATCGACCTGCTGAAAAACGGCGTGACCACCGGCATTTCGGCCTCCGACCGCAGCAAAACCATCCTGGCCCTCATCGACCCCGACACCAAGCCCGAAGAGCTGGGCAAGCCCGGCCACATCTTCCCGCTGAAGGCCCGCAAGGAAGGCGTGCTGCGCCGCGCCGGCCACACCGAAGCCGCCATCGACCTCTCCCGCCTCGCGGGCTTCGAGCCGGCCGGCGTGCTGGTAGAAATCCTGAAGGAGGACGGCGAAATGGCCCGCCTGCCCGAGCTGCGCGAAATTGCCACCAAGTGGAATCTGAAGCTGATTTCGGTTCAGGACCTCATCAAATACCGCCTCGATAAGGAAAGCCTCATCACCCGCGAAATTTCGGTGAAGCTGCCCACCGACTACGGCGACTTCGACCTGGTGGCCTACACCCAGCGCACCACCAACGCCCAGCACTTGGCCCTGGTGAAAGGCGACATTTCGGGCGACGAGCCGGTGCTGGTGCGCGTGCACAGCTCCTGCGTCACGGGCGACATCTTCGGCAGCTGCCGCTGCGACTGTGGCCCGCAGCTGCACCGCGCCATGCAGCACATCGAGCGCGAAGGCCGCGGCGTAATCGTATACATGAACCAGGAAGGCCGCGGCATCGGCCTGCTCAACAAGCTGCGCGCCTACAAGCTGCAGGAGCAGGGCCGCGACACGGTGGAAGCCAACCTGGAGCTGGGCTTCGGCATGGACGAGCGTGACTACGGTGTGGGCGCCCAAATCCTGCGCGACCTGGGCATCTCGAAGATGCGCCTACTTTCTAATAACCCCCGCAAGCGCACCGGCCTGATCGGCTACGGCCTGGAAATCGTGGAATCGGTAGCCATTGAGGTGGAGCCCAACGAGCACAACGAGCGGTACCTGACCACCAAGCGCGACAAGCTGGGCCATACCATCCTGCACAAAGACCGCACCCCGCACCCGGATGTAGATTCGGCAGTAGGCGTGGAGTAA
- a CDS encoding cupin domain-containing protein — MQRRSFLHLTLAAPGLAVAPSFASMVQGGTGESRKSLLVRAGADSTNRPFEFLDATFTVKVSGRDTQGRCVIFDTLRREKVGPMLHLHLNLDEWFYVLDGEFKFQAGAEIMRLNAGDSLFVPRNMAHAFVKISEGPARLIVMHQPAGTMEEYFRIVSAMPDQRPEARKALAEKHDTRFVGPPLKPD; from the coding sequence ATGCAACGCCGCTCCTTTCTGCACCTGACGCTGGCCGCTCCCGGGCTGGCCGTAGCTCCCTCATTTGCCAGTATGGTCCAGGGCGGAACGGGCGAGTCCCGCAAGAGCCTGCTCGTCAGGGCCGGGGCCGACAGTACCAACCGACCCTTTGAATTCCTGGATGCCACGTTCACTGTGAAGGTTTCCGGCCGGGACACGCAGGGCCGCTGCGTGATTTTCGATACGCTGCGCCGGGAAAAGGTGGGCCCAATGCTGCACCTGCACCTGAATCTGGACGAGTGGTTCTACGTGCTGGACGGGGAGTTTAAGTTTCAGGCCGGGGCGGAAATCATGCGCCTCAACGCTGGCGACTCGCTGTTCGTGCCCCGGAATATGGCGCATGCCTTCGTCAAAATCAGCGAAGGCCCGGCCCGCCTGATTGTGATGCACCAGCCGGCCGGCACCATGGAGGAGTACTTCCGCATCGTCAGCGCCATGCCCGACCAACGCCCGGAAGCGCGCAAAGCCCTGGCTGAAAAGCACGACACGCGCTTCGTTGGCCCGCCTCTGAAACCAGATTGA
- the treA gene encoding alpha,alpha-trehalase TreA — MPHPTAMRHLLLLVCCLSTTWASAQLPLTPRQLYPGLFEAVQQGRVFPDNKTFVDMVPLAPPSRILADYAQQRTQPGFNLATFVKARFRLPASDASTYRSNVAAGLRPHLDTLWRVLERRPQDSVARYSSLLPLPKPYLVPGGRFREVYYWDSYFTMIGLSEAGRTPLVRSMADNFAFLLNRYGFIPNGNRSYYLTRSQPPFFALMVQLLAQQQTDSVLPRYQPALLREYAYWMGGADSLAPGKASRRAVRMPGGEVLNRYWDSSTEPREESYAEDVAAAKGLPNPRQFYRDIRAAAASGWDFSTRWFGPDGKLTSIRTTELVPVDLNCLLLTLEQTLARSYKAQGQAATAKTWELKAAKRQAAIQRYCWNKAAGWYTDYDLPQRRPATIRTLAGVFPLAFGVATAPQATQVAAGLKADFLKDGGLLTTLNASGQQWDAPNAWAPLQYLAIQGLRRYNQQPLADTVATRWVRLNSRVFQQTGKLLEKYNVQNTSLPAGGGEYPLQDGFGWTNGVLLYLLNHSATKQP; from the coding sequence ATGCCCCATCCTACCGCCATGCGCCACCTTCTGCTCCTCGTTTGCTGCCTGTCCACTACCTGGGCTTCGGCCCAGCTGCCGCTCACGCCCCGCCAGCTCTATCCCGGCTTGTTTGAGGCCGTGCAGCAGGGCCGCGTGTTTCCCGACAACAAGACGTTTGTGGACATGGTGCCGCTGGCGCCGCCGTCGCGCATTCTGGCCGACTATGCCCAGCAGCGCACCCAGCCCGGCTTCAACCTGGCCACCTTCGTGAAGGCCCGCTTCCGGCTGCCGGCTTCCGACGCCAGCACCTACCGCAGCAACGTGGCCGCCGGCCTGCGCCCCCACCTCGATACGCTCTGGCGCGTGTTGGAGCGCCGCCCTCAGGATTCGGTGGCCCGGTACTCGTCGCTGCTGCCGCTGCCCAAGCCGTATCTGGTGCCGGGCGGCCGGTTTCGGGAAGTGTATTACTGGGATTCGTATTTTACGATGATCGGGCTGAGCGAGGCCGGCCGCACCCCGCTGGTGCGCAGCATGGCCGACAACTTCGCCTTCCTACTGAACCGCTACGGCTTCATCCCGAACGGCAACCGCAGCTACTATCTCACCCGCTCGCAGCCGCCCTTCTTCGCCCTGATGGTGCAGCTGCTGGCCCAGCAGCAAACCGACTCGGTGCTGCCCCGCTACCAGCCCGCGCTGTTGCGCGAATACGCCTACTGGATGGGCGGGGCCGACTCGCTGGCGCCCGGCAAGGCCAGCCGCCGCGCCGTGCGGATGCCGGGCGGCGAGGTGCTCAACCGCTACTGGGACAGCAGCACCGAGCCCCGCGAAGAGTCGTATGCCGAGGACGTGGCGGCGGCGAAAGGCCTGCCCAATCCGCGCCAGTTCTACCGCGACATTCGGGCGGCGGCGGCTTCCGGCTGGGACTTCAGCACCCGCTGGTTCGGGCCCGATGGCAAGCTGACGTCCATCCGCACCACCGAGCTGGTGCCCGTAGACCTGAACTGCCTGCTGCTGACGCTAGAACAAACCCTGGCCCGCTCCTACAAAGCCCAGGGCCAAGCCGCTACGGCCAAAACCTGGGAGCTGAAAGCCGCCAAACGGCAGGCCGCCATTCAGCGCTACTGCTGGAACAAAGCCGCCGGCTGGTACACCGACTACGACCTCCCGCAGCGCCGTCCGGCGACCATCCGGACGCTGGCGGGCGTGTTTCCGCTGGCGTTCGGGGTGGCTACTGCGCCGCAGGCCACGCAGGTGGCGGCCGGCCTGAAAGCGGATTTTCTGAAGGATGGCGGCCTGCTCACCACCCTCAACGCCAGCGGCCAGCAGTGGGACGCCCCCAATGCCTGGGCGCCGTTGCAGTACCTGGCCATCCAGGGCCTGCGCCGCTACAACCAGCAGCCCCTCGCCGACACGGTAGCTACGCGCTGGGTGCGCCTGAATAGCCGCGTATTTCAGCAAACCGGCAAGCTGCTGGAGAAATACAACGTGCAAAACACCAGCCTGCCCGCCGGCGGCGGCGAGTATCCGCTGCAGGATGGCTTCGGCTGGACCAACGGCGTGCTGCTCTACCTGCTCAATCATTCGGCCACCAAGCAGCCGTAA
- a CDS encoding ABC transporter permease, giving the protein MLFRAELRKILPYRTVWIILLAYAVLLLLFVSAGGSLNVNGQRLGDSLYVFPGLWEKLTFVASYFTMLLGILLVILVTDEFQFRTFRQQVIDGSSVAGLLQNKLAVSGLLAGFAVLVVLGIGTYFGLTRAAGTVAQATAGLPAVLLYGVQVLGVLALAALVAVLVRRSGAAILLFLLYLWVAEPLLRLSLPDELDRFLPAKIFNSLTPMPGQELMATVTGPSMALLPSQALPLALAYTALFWGLSYLLLRSRDL; this is encoded by the coding sequence ATGCTTTTCCGCGCCGAACTTCGCAAGATTCTCCCCTACCGCACCGTCTGGATCATTCTGCTGGCGTATGCCGTGCTGCTGCTGCTGTTTGTGTCGGCAGGCGGCAGCCTGAACGTGAACGGGCAGCGGCTGGGAGACTCGCTGTATGTGTTTCCGGGGCTGTGGGAGAAGCTCACGTTTGTGGCCAGCTACTTCACCATGCTGCTGGGTATTCTGCTGGTGATTCTTGTCACCGACGAGTTTCAGTTCCGCACGTTCCGGCAACAGGTGATTGATGGCAGCTCGGTGGCGGGGCTGCTGCAAAACAAGCTGGCCGTATCGGGGCTGCTGGCGGGCTTTGCGGTGCTGGTGGTGCTGGGCATCGGGACGTATTTCGGGCTGACGCGGGCGGCGGGCACGGTGGCGCAGGCCACGGCGGGTTTGCCGGCGGTGCTGCTCTATGGGGTACAGGTGCTGGGCGTGCTGGCGCTGGCCGCGCTGGTGGCGGTGCTGGTGCGCCGCAGCGGAGCCGCCATTCTGCTGTTTCTGCTGTACCTGTGGGTGGCCGAGCCACTGTTGCGCCTGTCGCTGCCCGACGAGCTGGACCGCTTCCTGCCGGCCAAGATCTTCAACAGCCTCACGCCCATGCCCGGCCAGGAGCTGATGGCCACCGTCACGGGCCCATCCATGGCCCTGCTGCCCAGCCAGGCGCTGCCGCTGGCCCTGGCCTACACGGCCCTGTTCTGGGGTTTGAGCTACTTGCTGCTGCGCAGCCGTGATTTGTAA
- a CDS encoding ABC transporter ATP-binding protein, with the protein MPILELDNLSKTYGGTTALRGLTLQVEPGSVYGLLGPNGSGKTTTLGIALGVLRASGGTVRWFGQPPTAAGRRRIGALLETPNFFPYLSARQNLQLAADIKRADPRSVDQALDTVGLGTRQHDAFRGFSLGMKQRLALASTLLGNPEVLVLDEPTNGLDPQGIAEVRGLVQRLASEGKTIILASHLLDEIEKVCTHVAVLQRGELRAAGPVGNILATADRVLLRPEPQAAAAVQQALAALPWVSDVRPEPDGQLSAALAPGHGPADLNRALFAQNIALAGLELRRRSLEAQFLELTK; encoded by the coding sequence ATGCCCATTCTCGAACTCGACAACCTTTCCAAAACCTACGGCGGCACCACGGCGCTGCGGGGCCTGACGCTGCAGGTGGAGCCGGGCAGCGTGTATGGCCTGCTGGGACCCAACGGCAGCGGCAAAACCACTACGCTAGGCATTGCGCTGGGCGTATTGCGGGCGTCGGGCGGGACGGTGCGCTGGTTTGGGCAGCCGCCCACGGCGGCCGGGCGGCGGCGCATCGGGGCGTTGCTGGAAACGCCCAACTTCTTCCCCTACCTCTCGGCCCGCCAGAACCTGCAGCTGGCCGCCGACATCAAGCGGGCCGACCCGCGCAGCGTAGACCAGGCCCTCGATACCGTGGGGCTGGGCACGCGGCAGCACGATGCCTTCCGCGGGTTCTCGCTGGGCATGAAGCAGCGGCTGGCCCTAGCTTCCACCCTGCTCGGCAACCCCGAGGTGCTGGTGCTCGACGAGCCCACCAACGGCCTCGATCCGCAGGGCATTGCCGAGGTGCGCGGCCTAGTGCAGCGTCTGGCTTCCGAGGGCAAAACCATAATTCTGGCCAGCCACCTGCTCGATGAAATCGAGAAAGTATGCACGCATGTGGCGGTACTGCAGCGCGGCGAGCTGCGGGCGGCCGGCCCCGTCGGCAACATCCTGGCCACCGCCGACCGGGTGCTGCTGCGCCCCGAGCCGCAGGCCGCCGCCGCCGTGCAGCAGGCACTGGCCGCCCTGCCCTGGGTGTCGGACGTGCGCCCCGAACCCGACGGCCAGCTCAGCGCCGCCCTGGCACCCGGCCACGGCCCCGCCGACCTCAACCGCGCCCTGTTCGCCCAGAACATTGCCCTGGCCGGCCTGGAGTTGCGCCGCCGCAGCCTGGAAGCCCAGTTTCTGGAGCTGACCAAGTAA
- a CDS encoding M14 family metallopeptidase, with protein sequence MLSFLLSALLLTSAAPKTDWRTPYELGNGNTTTTHAACIAYYQRLDAAYPEITLREAGTTDSGRPLHEVVISLDGDADPASVRAKGRQVVFIQNGIHPGEPEGIDAAMMLARDYVQQPKLRRQLTDITLVIIPIYNVDGSLNRNSTTRANQNGPESYGFRGNARNLDLNRDYIKQDSRNARAFAQLFQRWQPDVFVDTHTSDGADYQYTMTLIATQQSKLHPALRSYLNGQLLPAVYGGMAKRKTPMTPYVDFEGRTPDARGLTGFMESPRYSTGYTTLFNTIGFVTETHMLKAYAPRVKAQYDFLELLVQAVAQQKDALAQARAAAQQQTAIQTTFPLAWKLDTTAADKVTFLGYEGKLKPSDISGQPRLYYDRKAPYSRQIPYYNTFQPTVQVQRPAAYLIPQAWSEVLERLRLSGVQLRRLRQDTTLTADVYYVQDYKTGQRPYEGHYVHTAVELRTAPQPVAFLKGDYVAVLNQPAARYLIETLEPQATDSFFAWGFFDSVLQQKEYFSDYVFEDVAADLLRRDPALRERLEKLKQQNPAFAASGAAQLDWVYRQSPNYEKTHLRYPVVRWMGGALPVE encoded by the coding sequence ATGCTTTCCTTCCTGCTTTCTGCGCTGCTGCTCACGTCGGCGGCGCCCAAAACCGACTGGCGCACGCCCTACGAGTTGGGCAACGGCAATACCACCACCACCCACGCCGCCTGCATCGCCTACTACCAGCGCCTGGATGCGGCCTACCCCGAAATCACGCTGCGTGAGGCCGGCACCACCGACAGCGGCCGGCCCCTGCACGAGGTAGTGATAAGCCTCGACGGCGACGCTGACCCGGCTTCGGTGCGGGCCAAAGGGCGGCAGGTGGTGTTCATCCAGAACGGCATTCATCCGGGCGAGCCGGAGGGCATTGATGCGGCCATGATGCTGGCCCGCGACTACGTGCAGCAGCCTAAGCTGCGCCGCCAGCTTACGGACATTACGCTAGTTATCATCCCGATATACAACGTCGATGGCTCGCTGAACCGCAACTCCACCACCCGCGCCAACCAGAACGGGCCTGAGAGCTACGGCTTCCGCGGCAACGCCCGCAACCTCGACCTGAACCGCGACTACATCAAGCAGGACTCGCGCAACGCCCGCGCCTTTGCGCAGCTGTTCCAGCGCTGGCAGCCCGACGTGTTCGTGGACACCCACACCTCCGACGGCGCCGACTACCAGTACACGATGACGCTCATTGCCACGCAGCAAAGCAAGCTGCACCCGGCCCTGCGCAGCTACCTCAACGGGCAGCTGCTGCCGGCCGTGTACGGCGGCATGGCCAAGCGCAAAACGCCCATGACGCCCTACGTGGACTTTGAGGGCCGCACGCCCGACGCCCGCGGCCTGACGGGTTTCATGGAGTCGCCGCGCTATTCCACGGGCTACACCACGCTGTTTAATACCATCGGCTTCGTCACGGAAACGCACATGCTCAAAGCCTACGCGCCCCGCGTGAAGGCTCAGTACGATTTCCTGGAGCTGCTGGTGCAGGCCGTGGCTCAGCAGAAAGACGCCCTGGCGCAGGCCCGCGCCGCCGCCCAGCAGCAGACCGCCATCCAGACCACCTTCCCGCTGGCCTGGAAGCTCGACACCACGGCCGCCGACAAAGTGACGTTTCTCGGCTACGAAGGCAAGCTCAAGCCCAGCGACATCAGCGGCCAGCCCCGCCTCTACTACGACCGCAAAGCCCCGTATTCGCGCCAGATTCCGTACTACAACACGTTCCAGCCTACCGTGCAGGTGCAGCGGCCTGCGGCTTATCTGATTCCGCAGGCCTGGAGCGAGGTACTGGAGCGCCTGCGCCTCTCGGGCGTGCAGCTGCGCCGCCTGCGCCAAGACACCACCCTCACGGCCGACGTGTACTACGTGCAGGACTACAAAACCGGCCAGCGCCCCTATGAGGGCCACTATGTGCACACGGCCGTGGAGCTGCGCACCGCGCCGCAGCCCGTGGCCTTTCTGAAAGGCGACTACGTGGCCGTCCTCAACCAGCCGGCCGCCCGCTACCTCATCGAAACGCTGGAGCCGCAGGCCACCGACTCGTTTTTTGCCTGGGGCTTCTTCGACAGCGTGCTGCAGCAGAAAGAGTATTTCTCCGATTACGTGTTCGAGGACGTGGCCGCCGACCTGCTCCGCCGCGACCCGGCTTTGCGCGAGCGGCTGGAGAAGCTCAAGCAGCAAAACCCTGCCTTTGCCGCCAGCGGCGCCGCCCAGCTGGATTGGGTGTACCGCCAGTCGCCGAACTACGAAAAAACCCACCTGCGCTACCCGGTAGTCCGCTGGATGGGCGGCGCGCTGCCAGTGGAGTAG
- a CDS encoding DoxX family protein: MTLFENRYRTHNLGLLLLRVGIGVMFTIHGYPKLVGGPEAWVKVGSVMKVVGLDFAPAFWGFLAAVAEAVGGQLLALGLFFRVACALLLGTMIMATVQHLSAGDGFSGYSHALESAFLFLGLLLAGPGRLSLDQLLFPARRRLY, translated from the coding sequence ATGACTCTGTTTGAAAACCGCTACCGCACCCACAACCTTGGCCTCTTGCTGCTGCGGGTGGGCATTGGCGTCATGTTCACCATCCATGGCTACCCCAAGCTGGTGGGCGGCCCCGAGGCCTGGGTGAAGGTGGGCAGCGTGATGAAGGTGGTGGGGCTGGATTTTGCGCCGGCTTTCTGGGGCTTTCTGGCCGCGGTGGCCGAGGCCGTGGGCGGGCAGCTGCTGGCGTTGGGGTTGTTTTTCCGGGTAGCGTGTGCCCTGCTGCTGGGCACCATGATTATGGCTACGGTGCAGCACCTGAGCGCCGGCGACGGGTTCAGCGGCTACTCGCACGCCCTGGAATCGGCCTTCCTGTTTCTGGGACTGTTGCTAGCCGGCCCCGGCCGCCTCAGCCTCGACCAGCTACTGTTCCCGGCCCGCCGCCGCTTGTATTAA
- the surE gene encoding 5'/3'-nucleotidase SurE — MSDTARKPLILISNDDGITAPGIATLVRVMRRIGEVVVVAPNSPQSGMGHAITIGTSLRLDPSTIFPGIESYECSGTPADCVKLAKHHVLKDRQPDLVVSGINHGSNSSVNVLYSGTMSAAIEAAIEGLPAIGFSLCEYGHNADFEHTEAWVEHIVREALAHGIPQGTALNVNIPKKSEQPIAGIRICRQARAKWQEEFDLRHDPYKRPYYWLIGEFVNLDQGTDTDEWALANNFISVVPCQFDLTAHHTISTLNASWQLGPKFDGPTQPAPHLGSATPEPGESAEGLG, encoded by the coding sequence GTGTCTGATACTGCCCGCAAACCCCTGATTCTCATTTCCAACGACGACGGCATCACGGCCCCCGGCATTGCCACGCTCGTGCGCGTCATGCGCCGCATCGGCGAGGTAGTGGTAGTAGCGCCCAACTCGCCGCAGTCGGGCATGGGCCACGCCATCACTATCGGCACCTCGTTACGCCTCGACCCCAGCACCATTTTCCCCGGCATCGAGAGCTACGAGTGCAGCGGCACCCCGGCCGACTGCGTGAAGCTGGCCAAGCACCACGTGCTGAAAGACCGCCAGCCCGATCTGGTGGTGTCGGGCATCAACCACGGCTCCAACTCGTCGGTAAATGTGCTGTACTCGGGCACGATGTCGGCGGCCATCGAGGCGGCCATTGAAGGGCTGCCGGCCATCGGGTTTTCGCTGTGCGAATACGGCCACAACGCCGACTTCGAGCACACCGAAGCGTGGGTGGAGCACATTGTGCGGGAGGCGCTGGCGCACGGCATCCCGCAGGGTACGGCCCTGAACGTGAACATTCCCAAGAAATCGGAGCAGCCGATTGCGGGCATCCGCATCTGCCGCCAGGCCCGCGCCAAGTGGCAGGAAGAGTTCGATTTGCGCCACGACCCCTACAAGCGCCCGTATTACTGGCTGATCGGGGAGTTCGTGAACCTCGACCAAGGCACCGACACCGACGAGTGGGCGCTGGCCAACAACTTCATATCGGTAGTGCCCTGTCAGTTCGACCTTACGGCCCACCATACCATCAGCACCCTGAATGCCAGCTGGCAGCTGGGCCCGAAATTCGACGGCCCCACGCAGCCCGCGCCGCACCTGGGCAGCGCCACCCCCGAGCCCGGCGAATCGGCCGAAGGACTGGGGTAG